One Actinospica robiniae DSM 44927 genomic region harbors:
- a CDS encoding glycoside hydrolase family 3 C-terminal domain-containing protein, translating to MSSLLGPRKHSRRISSTTRRVIATAVAAALAAGVPAAGARANSAASAQTAAATSAQPIYLNTHYSFAERAADLVSRMTLAEKVAQLQTNNAPAIPRLGVQQYTYWSEGQHGVNRLGADTAASSQGELNPAATSFPVNFAATMSWDPQLTYQETTAISDEARGFLDKSLFGTGQNNLGPSASDYGDLTFWAPTVNMDRDPRWGRTNESFGEDPYLASTMADAFVDGYQGETMTGQPMTPYLKVAATAKHYALNNDEDVRHTQSADTTDANIRDYYTKQFASLVQNAHVSGVMTSYNAVNGTPSPADTYTVDELLQATYGFDGYTTSDCGAIGDVYSSGAHDWAPPGWTTNGTTWTNSATGKQISAAAGGQAFALRAGTQLNCSGGELTTANIDAAISLGLLSTGVIDGALTKLFTLRMETGEFDPASKVAYTGITKAQIESPAHQALAEKVAAQDLVLLQNDKVSGTSAPLLPVAPATLNHIVIVGDLANTTTLGGYSGDPTLKVDAVQGITAAVKAANPSATVTFDSCGTSASATTPAACSAATQTAIKTADLVIVFVGSDLGVADEGTDRGTLALPGDYDSLISQVAALGNPRTALVMQADGPYGIQDAQKDFPAIVFSGYNGESQGTALAQVLFGQQNPDGHLDFTWYADDSQLPDMNDYGLTPSQTSGLGRTYMYFTGKPTYPFGYGLSYSRFKYSDLHVGPGSVSADGTVKIGVDVTNTGTVAGSTVAQLYASPQFSVSGVELPQEQLMGFQKTKVLAPGKTQHVELSVKASDLSQWDESALKQVVYPGAYKFAIGPDSTTAAGSATVRIRGAITPRVQTVTVQPGQVVFNAGDTFDLTGTNPWIAPDTDASLEQPHATADSIIEAADNDQSFADLSKAHVTYRSTDPQVASVSAAGVVTMRAAGAATIEVTVNGVTGTAPIVVQEPFALQAPSVVKPNTTITATATFTNSGTRDVRDLATSLTAPSGWSVTANPPSSGSDIAPGQKVTATWTVAIPSTVKPGATAELDATARFSGAAGPYSENAVSTLTATSGATPEQVTPVVTGTSPPAGELQVVLHNPSDTPTTVTGVNWKLGDESGTAPASATIAPQGTATVDVPVTSVGFATIYPFTVTSVISGGLSSESLSGHVTFMPVVNKSLGSSWTLAQVQDGPAIDLSTTADGKWVSLDGSQPYGGDADLSGKVWLDWDSTNLYITADLTDDVFSEPATGVNIWQGDCLQIAATSGVPGASASESTASVDGHYEYGAALTSLGSQLYRWTAPTEGSGQVTDAAVNVTRDETTHTTLYELAIPWTDLTSVQPTADTVFSFSLIVNDKDAGARKGFIQWGDGIGTSKDVAGFNMAQLMPASGS from the coding sequence TTGTCATCCCTCCTCGGGCCGAGGAAGCACTCCCGAAGAATCAGTTCGACGACACGACGAGTCATCGCCACCGCCGTGGCCGCGGCTTTGGCGGCCGGGGTGCCGGCCGCGGGCGCGCGGGCGAACTCGGCGGCTTCCGCACAGACAGCCGCCGCCACCTCCGCGCAGCCGATCTATCTGAACACCCACTACTCGTTCGCCGAGCGGGCGGCCGACCTGGTATCGCGGATGACGCTGGCCGAGAAGGTCGCGCAGCTGCAGACGAACAACGCTCCGGCGATCCCGCGGCTAGGGGTCCAGCAGTACACGTACTGGAGTGAGGGCCAGCACGGCGTCAACCGGCTGGGCGCCGACACCGCGGCGAGCAGCCAAGGCGAGCTCAATCCGGCGGCGACCAGTTTTCCGGTGAACTTCGCCGCCACGATGTCCTGGGACCCGCAGTTGACCTACCAGGAGACGACGGCGATCTCGGACGAGGCGCGCGGGTTCCTCGACAAGTCGCTGTTCGGGACCGGCCAGAACAACCTCGGTCCTTCGGCCTCGGACTACGGGGACCTCACCTTCTGGGCGCCGACGGTGAACATGGACCGTGATCCGCGGTGGGGACGGACCAACGAGTCCTTCGGCGAGGACCCGTACCTGGCATCCACGATGGCCGACGCGTTCGTCGACGGGTATCAGGGTGAGACGATGACCGGCCAGCCGATGACGCCCTACCTGAAGGTCGCGGCCACCGCCAAGCACTATGCGCTCAACAACGACGAGGACGTCCGCCACACGCAGAGCGCGGACACCACCGACGCGAACATCAGGGACTACTACACCAAGCAGTTCGCCAGCCTTGTGCAGAACGCGCACGTGTCCGGCGTGATGACCTCCTATAACGCGGTCAACGGCACCCCGTCGCCGGCCGACACCTACACAGTGGACGAACTGCTGCAGGCGACCTACGGCTTCGACGGATACACCACCTCCGACTGCGGCGCGATCGGCGACGTCTACTCCTCCGGCGCCCACGACTGGGCGCCGCCCGGGTGGACGACCAACGGTACGACGTGGACGAACTCCGCCACCGGCAAGCAGATCTCCGCCGCGGCCGGCGGTCAGGCGTTCGCGCTGCGGGCCGGCACCCAGCTCAACTGCTCCGGCGGTGAGCTGACCACCGCGAACATCGACGCCGCGATCTCGCTGGGGCTGCTCTCCACCGGGGTGATCGACGGCGCGTTGACCAAGCTCTTCACGCTGCGGATGGAGACCGGCGAGTTCGATCCGGCGAGCAAGGTCGCCTACACCGGGATCACGAAGGCGCAGATCGAGTCGCCCGCGCACCAGGCGTTGGCCGAGAAGGTCGCGGCGCAGGATCTCGTTCTGCTGCAGAACGACAAGGTATCCGGCACGTCCGCTCCGCTGCTGCCGGTCGCTCCGGCCACGCTGAACCACATCGTCATCGTCGGCGACCTGGCGAACACCACCACCCTCGGCGGGTACTCCGGCGACCCGACGCTGAAGGTCGACGCCGTCCAGGGGATCACCGCAGCGGTCAAGGCGGCCAACCCCTCGGCGACGGTCACCTTCGATTCCTGCGGCACCTCCGCCTCCGCCACGACGCCCGCGGCGTGTTCGGCCGCGACCCAGACCGCCATCAAGACGGCGGACCTGGTGATCGTGTTCGTCGGCTCGGACCTCGGGGTGGCCGATGAGGGCACCGACCGGGGCACGCTGGCCCTGCCCGGCGACTACGACTCGCTGATCAGCCAGGTCGCGGCCCTCGGCAACCCGCGGACGGCGCTGGTCATGCAGGCCGACGGCCCCTACGGCATCCAGGACGCCCAGAAGGATTTCCCGGCCATCGTGTTCAGCGGCTACAACGGCGAGAGCCAGGGCACCGCGCTGGCCCAGGTGCTGTTCGGGCAGCAGAACCCTGACGGGCACCTGGACTTCACCTGGTACGCGGACGACTCCCAGCTTCCTGACATGAACGACTACGGCCTCACCCCGTCCCAGACCAGCGGGCTCGGCCGCACCTACATGTACTTCACCGGCAAGCCCACCTACCCGTTCGGGTACGGCCTGTCCTACTCGCGGTTCAAGTACTCCGACCTTCACGTCGGGCCCGGATCCGTCTCCGCCGACGGCACGGTGAAAATCGGCGTCGACGTCACCAACACCGGCACGGTCGCCGGGTCGACGGTCGCGCAGCTCTACGCCTCGCCGCAGTTCTCCGTCTCCGGTGTGGAGCTGCCGCAGGAGCAGCTGATGGGCTTCCAGAAGACGAAGGTGCTCGCGCCTGGGAAGACCCAGCACGTCGAGCTGTCCGTCAAGGCCTCCGATCTGAGTCAGTGGGACGAGAGCGCCCTCAAGCAGGTCGTCTATCCCGGCGCGTACAAGTTCGCCATCGGACCTGACTCCACCACTGCAGCGGGTTCCGCCACGGTACGGATCCGCGGCGCCATCACCCCGCGGGTGCAGACAGTCACCGTTCAGCCGGGTCAGGTGGTCTTCAATGCCGGCGACACCTTCGACCTGACCGGCACCAACCCGTGGATCGCCCCGGACACCGACGCCTCGCTCGAGCAGCCCCACGCCACTGCGGACAGCATCATCGAGGCCGCCGACAACGACCAGTCTTTCGCGGACCTCTCCAAGGCTCACGTCACCTACCGATCCACGGATCCTCAGGTCGCCTCGGTCAGTGCCGCCGGGGTGGTGACCATGCGCGCGGCCGGTGCCGCGACGATCGAGGTCACCGTCAACGGCGTCACCGGCACGGCTCCGATCGTCGTGCAGGAGCCGTTCGCCCTCCAGGCTCCGAGCGTCGTCAAGCCCAACACCACCATCACGGCGACCGCCACGTTCACCAACTCCGGCACCCGCGACGTCCGCGACCTGGCGACCAGCTTGACCGCGCCCAGCGGCTGGAGCGTCACGGCGAACCCGCCGTCATCAGGGTCCGACATCGCCCCCGGCCAGAAGGTGACGGCGACCTGGACCGTGGCGATCCCGAGCACGGTCAAGCCGGGCGCCACCGCGGAGTTGGACGCGACGGCGCGCTTCTCCGGCGCGGCTGGGCCGTACTCCGAGAACGCCGTCAGTACCCTCACCGCGACCTCGGGCGCCACACCCGAACAGGTAACGCCGGTGGTCACCGGGACGAGCCCGCCCGCCGGTGAGCTTCAGGTGGTCCTGCACAACCCGTCGGACACGCCCACCACCGTAACGGGCGTGAACTGGAAGCTCGGCGATGAATCGGGCACCGCGCCCGCGAGCGCCACCATCGCCCCGCAGGGGACTGCCACCGTGGACGTGCCGGTGACCAGCGTCGGCTTCGCCACCATCTACCCGTTCACCGTCACGAGCGTCATCTCCGGCGGTCTGTCCTCGGAGTCGCTCTCCGGCCACGTCACCTTCATGCCCGTGGTCAATAAGAGCCTGGGCAGCTCCTGGACGCTCGCCCAGGTCCAGGACGGCCCGGCGATCGACCTGAGCACCACCGCCGACGGCAAGTGGGTGTCGCTGGACGGCAGCCAGCCGTACGGCGGCGACGCCGACCTGTCGGGCAAGGTCTGGCTCGACTGGGATTCGACGAACCTTTACATCACTGCCGACCTGACTGACGACGTGTTCTCCGAACCGGCGACCGGCGTCAACATCTGGCAGGGCGACTGCCTGCAGATCGCTGCCACCTCGGGCGTCCCCGGAGCGTCGGCCTCCGAAAGCACCGCATCGGTCGACGGCCACTACGAGTACGGAGCCGCGCTCACCTCGCTCGGCTCCCAGCTCTACCGGTGGACCGCCCCGACCGAAGGCAGCGGTCAGGTCACCGATGCGGCGGTGAATGTCACCAGGGACGAGACGACCCACACCACCCTCTACGAACTCGCCATCCCCTGGACCGACCTCACCTCGGTCCAGCCGACCGCGGACACCGTGTTCTCCTTCTCGCTGATCGTCAACGACAAGGACGCCGGGGCGCGCAAGGGCTTCATCCAGTGGGGCGACGGCATCGGCACCAGCAAGGATGTGGCCGGGTTCAACATGGCCCAACTGATGCCGGCAAGCGGGTCCTGA
- a CDS encoding lectin, whose protein sequence is MTISRRRLLSTALAGTTVAAVGATELISALTSPASAASPAGDVVGKITVGYQGWFACIGDGAPINGWWHWSDNWGQAPSPSNNNIKAWPDMTVYSKGYETGYANLGNGSQATLFSSYDQSTVNEHFALMAANGCDTAALQRFDPNGSEGPTRNAVTARVNTAAQANGRKFYIMYDASGWTNMATEMPADWTANMKQYTSSSAYAHQNGKPVVGIWGFGFNDSNHPWSASDCLSVIDWFKSQGCYVMGGVPTYWRTGVSDSRAGYSSVYNAFNMISPWMVGRIGTVADSNNFYNNVNVGDQSSCNGNGIDYQPCVLPGDLSARQRAHGDFMWGQFYNMVRVGAQGIYISMFDEYGEGNQILHTAATQAAVPAGSGLLSLDEDGTACSADYYMRLTNDGGRMLKGQIALTATRPTVPNPGSSTGGATPGCGQMTGNQQITVNQSITSCDGRFQLILGGDGNLVLYQGSTALWASGTAGQASAKAIMQGDGNFVIYNASGSPLWASNTAGDNGAYLSVQNDGNTVIYNSAGTVLWSTGTAGH, encoded by the coding sequence ATGACGATCTCTCGACGCAGGCTTCTGTCCACCGCGCTCGCCGGCACCACGGTCGCGGCCGTGGGCGCAACCGAGCTCATCTCCGCCCTGACCAGCCCGGCCAGCGCCGCCTCGCCCGCCGGCGACGTGGTCGGCAAGATCACCGTCGGCTATCAGGGCTGGTTCGCGTGCATCGGCGACGGGGCGCCGATCAACGGCTGGTGGCACTGGAGCGACAACTGGGGGCAGGCTCCGTCCCCGAGCAACAACAACATCAAAGCCTGGCCGGACATGACGGTCTACAGCAAGGGTTATGAGACCGGGTACGCGAATCTCGGCAACGGATCCCAGGCCACGCTGTTCTCCTCCTACGACCAGTCCACGGTCAACGAGCATTTCGCGCTGATGGCGGCGAACGGGTGTGACACCGCGGCGCTGCAGCGGTTCGACCCGAACGGCTCCGAAGGACCGACCCGCAACGCGGTGACGGCCAGGGTGAACACCGCCGCGCAGGCCAACGGCCGGAAGTTCTACATCATGTACGACGCGAGCGGGTGGACGAACATGGCCACCGAGATGCCGGCCGACTGGACGGCCAACATGAAGCAGTACACGTCGTCATCCGCCTACGCGCACCAGAACGGCAAGCCCGTCGTCGGTATCTGGGGCTTCGGCTTCAACGACTCCAACCACCCCTGGTCCGCCTCCGATTGCCTGTCCGTGATCGACTGGTTCAAGAGCCAGGGCTGCTACGTGATGGGCGGCGTCCCCACGTACTGGCGCACCGGCGTGAGCGACTCGCGGGCCGGGTACTCCAGCGTGTACAACGCCTTCAACATGATCTCGCCGTGGATGGTCGGGCGGATCGGGACGGTCGCGGATTCGAACAACTTCTACAACAACGTCAACGTCGGCGACCAGTCCTCCTGCAACGGCAACGGGATCGACTACCAGCCGTGTGTTCTGCCCGGGGACCTCTCCGCCCGCCAGCGCGCGCACGGCGACTTCATGTGGGGCCAGTTCTACAACATGGTGCGCGTCGGCGCTCAGGGTATTTACATCTCGATGTTCGACGAGTACGGCGAGGGCAACCAGATCCTGCACACCGCCGCCACCCAAGCCGCCGTGCCCGCCGGCTCCGGCCTGCTCTCCCTGGATGAGGACGGCACCGCCTGCTCCGCCGACTACTACATGCGCCTGACGAACGACGGCGGCCGGATGCTCAAGGGCCAGATCGCGCTCACCGCCACCCGGCCCACCGTGCCCAACCCCGGCTCCTCCACCGGTGGCGCCACCCCCGGGTGCGGCCAGATGACCGGCAACCAGCAGATCACCGTGAACCAGTCCATCACCTCGTGCGACGGCCGGTTCCAACTGATCCTCGGCGGCGACGGCAACCTCGTGCTCTACCAGGGCAGCACCGCGCTGTGGGCCTCGGGCACCGCCGGCCAGGCCAGCGCCAAGGCGATCATGCAGGGCGACGGCAACTTCGTCATCTACAACGCCTCCGGCAGCCCGCTGTGGGCCAGCAACACCGCCGGCGACAACGGCGCCTACCTCTCCGTGCAGAACGATGGCAACACCGTCATATACAACTCGGCCGGAACCGTCCTGTGGAGCACCGGAACCGCAGGGCACTGA
- a CDS encoding chitinase — protein MKPDNLGGLGPRAARYGGAAVIAAGTLALAAGGIVALAGPAQAASSMYVAPYVDMSNSQESVLNSVISADGLHAYTAAFAIGEGCSDIWGDTLPIGSDPTIGGEISSAKAAGAQVIVSSGGAAGLPLSFTCTNQSTIDAGYQAIINDYGTQYLDFDIEGAAIANTTGIDQTFQAMKDLKASNPGLVWSVTVPVLPSGLDNYGTALLQDAKNMGVTIPVVNVMTMDYYQGNIEMGQAAISAAQATLSQMKAVNSAYSYANVGITPMIGVNDDGSTFTLSDASTFTLSDASTVASWAESNGIGRLAFWSVDRDQACPGGTGGAASSTCSGVSQSTGAFTKGFLGSGGGGGSTGGGGGSTGGSGATGPVTGYQGLCLDVRSASSADGTPVQVYTCNGTNAQQWTVASNGTLQALGKCLDVSAAGTANGTKVQLYTCNGTGAQQWQAQSNGELINPNSGKCLDDTGYGGSGTQVQIWSCGDTSNQQWHVA, from the coding sequence ATGAAACCTGACAACCTCGGAGGTCTCGGCCCGCGCGCGGCGCGGTACGGAGGCGCGGCGGTGATCGCCGCCGGCACGCTCGCACTGGCGGCCGGAGGCATCGTCGCCCTGGCCGGCCCGGCTCAGGCCGCCAGTTCGATGTACGTCGCGCCCTACGTCGACATGTCCAACTCGCAGGAGAGCGTGCTCAACTCCGTCATCTCCGCGGACGGCCTGCACGCCTACACCGCGGCCTTCGCCATCGGCGAGGGCTGCAGCGACATCTGGGGCGACACCCTGCCGATCGGGTCGGACCCGACCATCGGCGGCGAGATCTCCTCGGCCAAGGCGGCCGGCGCGCAGGTCATCGTCTCCTCCGGCGGCGCGGCGGGCCTGCCGCTGTCGTTCACCTGCACCAATCAGAGCACGATCGACGCCGGCTACCAGGCGATCATCAACGACTACGGCACCCAGTACCTCGACTTCGACATCGAAGGCGCCGCGATCGCCAACACCACCGGCATCGACCAGACCTTCCAGGCCATGAAGGACCTCAAGGCCTCGAACCCCGGCCTGGTCTGGTCGGTCACCGTGCCCGTCCTGCCCAGCGGCCTGGACAACTACGGCACCGCGCTGCTCCAGGACGCCAAGAACATGGGTGTGACCATCCCCGTCGTCAACGTCATGACGATGGACTACTACCAGGGCAACATCGAGATGGGCCAGGCCGCCATCAGCGCGGCGCAGGCCACGCTCAGCCAGATGAAGGCGGTGAACTCCGCCTACTCGTACGCGAACGTCGGCATCACGCCGATGATCGGCGTCAACGACGACGGCTCCACCTTCACCCTCTCCGACGCCTCCACCTTCACCCTCTCCGACGCCTCCACGGTCGCGAGTTGGGCCGAAAGCAACGGAATCGGGCGACTCGCCTTCTGGTCGGTCGACCGCGACCAGGCCTGCCCCGGCGGCACCGGCGGGGCCGCGTCCTCCACCTGCAGCGGAGTTTCGCAGAGCACCGGCGCGTTCACCAAGGGCTTCCTGGGCAGCGGAGGTGGCGGCGGCAGCACCGGTGGCGGTGGCGGCAGCACCGGCGGCTCCGGCGCGACCGGACCGGTCACCGGGTATCAGGGGCTGTGCCTGGACGTGCGTAGCGCGAGCAGCGCTGACGGCACGCCCGTGCAGGTCTACACCTGTAACGGCACCAACGCGCAGCAGTGGACGGTGGCCTCGAACGGCACGCTCCAGGCGCTCGGCAAGTGCCTGGACGTGTCCGCAGCGGGGACCGCCAACGGCACGAAGGTGCAGCTCTACACCTGCAACGGCACCGGCGCGCAGCAGTGGCAGGCGCAGTCCAACGGCGAGCTCATCAACCCGAACTCGGGCAAGTGCCTCGACGACACCGGCTACGGCGGCTCGGGCACCCAGGTGCAGATCTGGTCGTGCGGAGACACTTCGAACCAGCAGTGGCACGTGGCCTGA
- a CDS encoding carbohydrate-binding protein, producing the protein MGITRRKLLVSAAGIPLAGAAVAQLAEAPAASAASGVGDVVGKITVGYQGWFACIGDGAPINAWWHWSQNQAQAPSPSNNNIKAWPDMTIYSKGYQTGYANLGNGQPATLFSSVDQQVVNAHFSLMQQNGCDTAALQRFDPNGSEGPSRNEVTRMVNTAAQTYGRKFYIMYDASGWTNMKTETPADWTNVMSQYASSSAYAHQNGKPVVGIWGFGFNDTNHPWSAADCLSVVQWFQSQGCYVMGGVPTYWRTGVSDSRAGYSSVYSAFNMISPWMVGRIGTKADSDSFYTNVNVGDQAYCNSNGIDYQPCVLPGDLSASQRVHGDFMWEQFYNMVRVGAQGIYISMFDEYGEGNQILNTAATQAGVPTNSGLQSLDQDGTACSADYYLRLTNDGGRMLKGQIALTNVRPTVPVLSGEGPYGGSPAAIPGTVHAENYDTGGSGVAYNVSSVNGSGNGYRADGVDLETTSDTGGGYDLGWTATGQWFKYTVNVATAGTHTVSFRVAAPSSVTDAFHLSNASGTNLSGNVNLAATGGWQTWTTVTASVTLPAGRQTLTLNQDNGGWNLNYATFASTQSPYGGSPAAIPGTVQAENYDTGGQGVGYNVTSVNGSGNSYRADGVDLETTSDTGGGYDLGWTATGQWFKYTVNVATAGTHTVSFRVAAPSSVTDAFHLSNASGTNLSGNVNLAATGGWQTWTTVTASVTLPAGRQTLTLNQDNGGWNLNSMTFS; encoded by the coding sequence ATGGGTATCACCCGCAGGAAGCTGCTTGTCTCGGCGGCCGGGATCCCGTTGGCCGGGGCGGCCGTCGCGCAGCTCGCCGAAGCGCCGGCGGCCAGCGCCGCGAGCGGTGTCGGCGACGTCGTCGGCAAGATCACCGTCGGTTACCAGGGCTGGTTCGCGTGCATCGGCGACGGGGCGCCGATCAACGCGTGGTGGCACTGGAGCCAGAACCAGGCGCAGGCGCCGTCGCCGAGCAACAACAACATCAAGGCGTGGCCCGACATGACCATCTACAGCAAGGGCTACCAGACCGGCTACGCCAACCTCGGCAACGGCCAGCCGGCCACCCTGTTCTCCTCGGTCGACCAGCAGGTCGTCAACGCCCACTTCAGCCTGATGCAGCAGAACGGCTGCGACACCGCGGCCCTGCAGCGCTTCGACCCGAACGGCTCGGAGGGCCCCAGCCGCAACGAGGTCACCAGGATGGTCAACACCGCCGCCCAGACCTACGGCCGGAAGTTCTACATCATGTACGACGCCTCGGGCTGGACGAACATGAAGACCGAGACGCCCGCGGACTGGACCAACGTGATGTCCCAGTACGCCTCGTCCTCGGCCTACGCGCACCAGAACGGCAAGCCGGTCGTCGGGATCTGGGGCTTCGGGTTCAACGACACCAACCACCCCTGGTCGGCCGCCGACTGCCTGTCGGTGGTCCAGTGGTTTCAGAGTCAGGGCTGCTACGTGATGGGCGGGGTGCCGACGTACTGGCGCACTGGGGTCAGCGACTCGCGCGCCGGCTACTCGAGCGTGTACTCGGCGTTCAACATGATCTCGCCGTGGATGGTGGGACGCATCGGCACCAAGGCCGACTCCGACAGCTTCTACACCAACGTCAACGTCGGCGATCAGGCCTACTGCAACTCCAACGGCATCGATTACCAGCCTTGTGTCTTGCCGGGCGACCTCTCGGCCAGCCAGCGTGTCCACGGCGACTTCATGTGGGAGCAGTTCTACAACATGGTGCGCGTCGGCGCGCAGGGCATCTACATCTCCATGTTCGACGAGTACGGCGAGGGCAACCAGATCCTCAACACCGCCGCCACCCAGGCGGGCGTGCCCACCAACTCGGGCCTGCAGTCCCTGGACCAGGACGGCACCGCCTGCTCGGCCGACTACTACCTGCGGCTGACCAACGACGGCGGCCGGATGCTCAAAGGCCAGATCGCTTTGACCAACGTACGCCCCACCGTGCCCGTACTCAGCGGCGAAGGTCCGTACGGCGGCAGCCCGGCCGCGATTCCGGGCACTGTGCATGCGGAGAATTACGACACCGGTGGGTCGGGCGTGGCTTACAACGTCTCCTCGGTCAATGGCTCCGGCAACGGCTACCGTGCCGACGGTGTGGACCTGGAGACGACCTCAGACACCGGTGGCGGCTATGACCTGGGCTGGACTGCGACGGGGCAGTGGTTCAAGTACACCGTCAACGTAGCCACCGCCGGCACGCACACCGTCAGCTTCCGCGTCGCGGCACCCTCCTCGGTCACCGACGCGTTCCACCTGTCCAACGCCTCGGGAACCAACCTGAGCGGCAACGTGAACCTTGCCGCGACCGGAGGATGGCAGACCTGGACGACGGTTACCGCGAGCGTCACGCTCCCCGCCGGTCGCCAGACCCTCACCCTCAACCAGGACAACGGCGGCTGGAACCTCAACTACGCCACGTTCGCGTCTACGCAGAGTCCGTACGGCGGCAGCCCGGCGGCGATCCCCGGCACGGTGCAGGCGGAGAACTACGACACCGGCGGGCAGGGCGTGGGGTACAACGTCACCTCGGTCAACGGCTCAGGCAACAGCTACCGCGCCGATGGTGTGGACCTGGAGACGACCTCAGACACCGGTGGCGGCTATGACCTGGGCTGGACTGCGACGGGGCAGTGGTTCAAGTACACCGTCAACGTAGCCACCGCCGGCACGCACACCGTCAGCTTCCGCGTCGCGGCACCCTCCTCGGTCACCGACGCGTTCCACCTGTCCAACGCCTCGGGAACCAACCTGAGCGGCAACGTGAACCTTGCCGCGACCGGAGGATGGCAGACCTGGACGACGGTTACCGCGAGCGTCACGCTCCCCGCCGGTCGCCAGACCCTCACCCTCAACCAGGACAACGGCGGCTGGAACCTCAACTCCATGACGTTCTCTTAG